One stretch of Clavibacter michiganensis DNA includes these proteins:
- a CDS encoding DUF6518 family protein, which translates to MTRPDASAGRTCAAAAAARPSRSSSRRPARAILRAGLRATVVVLAFSLVVGGLTSPAQGFLPEWMSSLANSAGGWSMLAFLGVWLSRARPLLGAVLGAVSFVAMVEAYGVVSLWRGYFFADPFSSMWIPIGLVAGPVIGLAAALVRHASRGWTIAGVAVLSIVLVAEGIFGLTVVAATTSPVYWTLEIVLAVAFLAAAVLRGRRRQVDASPAPARG; encoded by the coding sequence ATGACCCGACCCGACGCGTCCGCCGGACGCACATGTGCCGCTGCCGCCGCCGCCCGACCTTCCCGCTCGTCCTCGCGGCGGCCCGCGCGCGCGATCCTGCGGGCCGGGCTCCGCGCCACGGTCGTCGTCCTCGCCTTCAGCCTCGTCGTGGGCGGGCTCACCAGCCCCGCGCAGGGCTTCCTCCCGGAGTGGATGAGCTCGCTCGCCAACTCGGCCGGCGGCTGGAGCATGCTCGCCTTCCTCGGCGTGTGGCTCTCCCGCGCGCGCCCGCTGCTCGGCGCCGTGCTCGGTGCCGTCTCCTTCGTCGCGATGGTGGAGGCGTACGGGGTCGTGAGCCTGTGGCGCGGGTACTTCTTCGCGGACCCGTTCTCCTCCATGTGGATCCCGATCGGCCTGGTCGCCGGCCCCGTCATCGGCCTGGCCGCGGCGCTCGTGCGGCACGCGTCGCGCGGGTGGACGATCGCGGGCGTCGCCGTGCTCAGCATCGTGCTCGTCGCGGAGGGGATCTTCGGGCTCACCGTCGTCGCGGCCACCACCAGCCCGGTCTACTGGACCCTCGAGATCGTCCTCGCGGTCGCCTTCCTCGCCGCGGCCGTGCTGCGCGGGCGGCGGCGGCAGGTGGACGCGTCGCCGGCTCCGGCGCGCGGCTAG
- a CDS encoding GDSL-type esterase/lipase family protein, producing MSAGGEVVELDGGSVRVHGHLALTPVPGGVRPIRLPESAWRDFPPAGELLRAQVSTAAGVRIRFTTAADEVRLRVRCTRIHFDELPGPRNTFVAEVDGVDLPPVPAPVDVVRRITPSGDAAEETAVGGGDASEVVLRGLGRGPSTVTVWLPQGMLVDLVGIDAGAPVRAADPLGLPRWIHHGSSISHCVEAPDPTGAWPVVAARKAGLDLVALGFGGQCMLDPFVADAIAAEPADVISLSVGINIVGARSMDQRTFVPALHGFLDRVRRGHPDTPIVLASSILWPGSEHVPGPPGVEFLDDGSVRCFAAGDPADVPRGALTLAESRRHVAHVARVRGEAGERIAHLDGLALYGPDDLPRFALPDGLHPDAGLYAEMGERWVTRVFADGGLVPRAGLGAVGRPAAGRP from the coding sequence GTGAGCGCGGGCGGTGAGGTCGTCGAGCTGGACGGCGGGTCCGTCCGCGTCCACGGGCACCTCGCCCTGACGCCGGTGCCGGGCGGCGTGCGGCCGATCCGGCTGCCCGAGTCCGCGTGGCGCGACTTCCCGCCGGCGGGCGAGCTGCTGCGGGCGCAGGTGTCGACGGCGGCCGGGGTGCGGATCCGGTTCACGACCGCGGCGGACGAGGTGCGGCTGCGGGTGCGCTGCACGCGCATCCACTTCGACGAGCTGCCGGGGCCGCGCAACACGTTCGTCGCGGAGGTCGACGGCGTCGACCTGCCGCCCGTCCCGGCGCCGGTGGACGTCGTGCGCCGGATCACGCCGTCGGGCGACGCGGCCGAGGAGACGGCGGTCGGGGGTGGCGACGCGTCCGAGGTCGTGCTCCGCGGGCTCGGGCGCGGGCCGTCGACCGTGACCGTGTGGCTGCCGCAGGGGATGCTCGTGGACCTCGTCGGGATCGATGCCGGCGCGCCCGTGCGGGCCGCGGACCCGCTCGGGCTGCCGCGCTGGATCCACCACGGCAGCTCCATCAGCCACTGCGTCGAGGCGCCGGATCCGACGGGCGCGTGGCCCGTCGTCGCCGCGCGGAAGGCGGGCCTCGACCTCGTGGCCCTCGGCTTCGGCGGCCAGTGCATGCTCGACCCGTTCGTCGCGGACGCCATCGCGGCGGAGCCCGCCGACGTGATCTCGCTGAGCGTCGGCATCAACATCGTGGGCGCCCGGTCGATGGACCAGCGCACCTTCGTGCCCGCGCTGCACGGCTTCCTCGACCGCGTGCGACGCGGCCACCCGGACACGCCGATCGTGCTCGCCTCCTCGATCCTCTGGCCGGGCAGCGAGCACGTGCCCGGGCCCCCCGGCGTCGAGTTCCTGGACGACGGATCCGTGCGCTGCTTCGCGGCGGGCGACCCCGCCGACGTGCCGCGCGGGGCGCTCACGCTCGCGGAGTCGCGCCGGCACGTGGCGCACGTCGCGCGCGTGCGCGGTGAGGCGGGCGAGCGGATCGCGCACCTCGACGGCCTCGCGCTCTACGGGCCCGACGACCTCCCGCGGTTCGCGCTGCCGGACGGGCTGCATCCGGACGCGGGGCTCTACGCGGAGATGGGGGAGCGCTGGGTGACGCGCGTCTTCGCGGACGGCGGCCTGGTGCCGCGGGCGGGGCTCGGCGCGGTCGGGCGGCCCGCGGCGGGTCGTCCCTAG
- a CDS encoding DUF7882 family protein → MGQLIFDSTTRTTIDDRALAHLQIVMLNKLRRRESFAFSWKYPASEGDGRSTVWVAPELPLHFRFSGSRVPAINPAWVDLLMDSANTGSGLHLVPEPPYGSAAHAEPPAD, encoded by the coding sequence ATGGGCCAGCTGATCTTCGACAGCACCACCCGCACCACCATCGACGACCGCGCGCTCGCGCACCTGCAGATCGTGATGCTGAACAAGCTCCGCCGCCGGGAGAGCTTCGCGTTCTCGTGGAAGTACCCGGCGTCGGAGGGCGACGGGCGCAGCACGGTGTGGGTCGCCCCCGAGCTCCCGCTGCACTTCCGGTTCTCGGGCAGCCGGGTCCCCGCCATCAACCCCGCCTGGGTGGACCTGCTCATGGACAGCGCGAACACCGGATCCGGGCTGCACCTGGTGCCGGAGCCGCCCTACGGCTCGGCCGCGCACGCCGAGCCGCCCGCCGACTGA